In Agromyces sp. 3263, a single genomic region encodes these proteins:
- a CDS encoding Gfo/Idh/MocA family oxidoreductase, translating into MDLNIGIVGFGARASLWREAHRPGQGARVVAVCDLAERSREEARAALPEASVTASLDELLGMGLDAVMVLTPDHQHAAVAIAALEAGVPVFCEKPLAVTVEDADAILETARRTGTRLYVGHNMRHMPVVVLMRRLILEGRIGEVKAVWCRHFVGNGGDYYFKDWHAERSKTTGLLLQKGAHDLDVIHWLAGAYSTEVQAMGSLTVYGGIDDRRDRSGERMRDWFSLDNWPPTAQTGLNPIIDVEDLSMVNLRLGNGVLASYQQCHFTPDYWRNYTVIGTEGRIENLGDTAGSEVRLWNRRHHGAAPADETFIVPAAGEEAGHDGADALLVTEFLRFVREGGRTETSPVAAREAVAVGIRATESLRSGGGSLRVPALDADLVAYFERGQVEPADGSADAAGRAPVTVTVAPASVATMN; encoded by the coding sequence GTGGACCTGAACATCGGCATCGTCGGCTTCGGCGCGCGCGCCTCGCTCTGGCGCGAGGCGCACCGACCCGGACAGGGCGCCCGCGTCGTCGCGGTGTGCGACCTCGCCGAGCGCTCGCGCGAGGAGGCCCGGGCGGCCCTGCCGGAGGCATCCGTCACCGCATCGCTCGACGAGCTGCTCGGCATGGGCCTCGATGCCGTCATGGTGCTGACCCCCGACCACCAGCACGCCGCCGTCGCGATCGCGGCGCTCGAGGCCGGCGTGCCGGTGTTCTGCGAGAAGCCGCTCGCCGTGACGGTCGAGGACGCCGACGCGATCCTCGAGACCGCCCGCCGCACTGGCACCCGGCTCTACGTCGGGCACAACATGCGGCACATGCCCGTGGTCGTGCTCATGCGGCGCCTCATCCTCGAGGGGCGGATCGGCGAGGTGAAGGCGGTCTGGTGCCGCCACTTCGTGGGCAACGGCGGCGACTACTACTTCAAGGACTGGCACGCCGAGCGGTCGAAGACCACCGGGCTGCTGCTGCAGAAGGGCGCGCACGACCTCGACGTCATCCACTGGCTCGCCGGCGCCTACTCGACCGAGGTGCAGGCGATGGGTTCGCTCACCGTCTACGGCGGCATCGACGACCGCCGCGACCGTTCGGGCGAGCGCATGCGCGACTGGTTCAGCCTCGACAACTGGCCGCCGACCGCGCAGACCGGGCTCAACCCGATCATCGACGTCGAGGACCTCTCGATGGTGAACCTGCGACTCGGCAACGGCGTGCTCGCCTCGTACCAGCAGTGCCACTTCACGCCCGACTACTGGCGCAACTACACCGTCATCGGCACGGAGGGGCGCATCGAGAACCTCGGCGACACCGCCGGCTCCGAGGTGCGGCTCTGGAACCGCCGCCACCACGGCGCGGCCCCGGCCGACGAGACGTTCATCGTGCCCGCCGCCGGCGAGGAGGCCGGCCACGACGGGGCCGACGCGCTGCTCGTCACCGAGTTCCTGCGCTTCGTGCGCGAGGGCGGGCGCACCGAGACCTCACCCGTCGCCGCCCGCGAGGCGGTCGCGGTCGGCATCCGGGCCACCGAGTCGCTTCGCAGCGGCGGCGGGAGCCTCCGCGTCCCCGCGCTCGACGCGGACCTCGTCGCCTACTTCGAGCGGGGCCAGGTCGAGCCGGCCGACGGGTCGGCGGATGCCGCAGGGCGGGCGCCGGTCACGGTGACGGTGGCCCCGGCATCCGTGGCTACCATGAACTGA
- a CDS encoding LacI family DNA-binding transcriptional regulator, whose translation MTQANEHEERHTAPRRRPTLRMVAELAGVSTATVSYVFSGRNGGESGVAEPTAERVLAAARQLNYRPNRAARTIRTGRSDTVQLSLHMLSDPWSLAVAAAVNEEANRHGLTTLILADGDWYAALDRVESDVAYLDGAVATDDGRQKLQALVERGQRLVVFSETLEPDGYDVIRSDALPGCELAMDHLLERHTAIGCLVAEGAFRATGRSRYSPYVERLHAHGLPVDPAFTATYGETQASAFAAAVALLSQEHRPTAIYATTDFAAIAAINAAHMLGLRVPHDVAVVGVGNTPDAQLVAPTLTTVGPTDFYERQAEIIVARALEPEAAEPRLHDFPWSLFPGGSTDLDAPPRAPRNL comes from the coding sequence GTGACGCAGGCGAACGAGCACGAGGAACGGCACACGGCGCCCAGGCGGCGCCCGACGCTGCGCATGGTCGCCGAGCTCGCCGGCGTGTCCACGGCGACGGTGTCGTACGTGTTCTCGGGCCGCAACGGCGGTGAGTCGGGCGTGGCCGAGCCGACCGCCGAGCGCGTGCTCGCCGCGGCCCGCCAGCTCAACTACCGGCCGAACCGCGCGGCCCGCACGATCCGCACCGGCCGCAGCGACACCGTGCAGCTCTCGCTGCACATGCTGAGCGACCCGTGGTCGCTCGCGGTCGCCGCGGCGGTGAACGAGGAGGCGAACCGGCACGGCCTGACCACGCTGATCCTCGCCGACGGCGACTGGTACGCCGCGCTCGACCGGGTCGAGAGCGACGTCGCCTACCTCGACGGGGCGGTCGCCACCGACGACGGTCGGCAGAAGCTGCAGGCGCTCGTCGAGCGCGGCCAGCGGCTCGTCGTGTTCTCGGAGACGCTCGAGCCCGACGGCTACGACGTGATCCGCTCCGACGCCCTGCCGGGGTGCGAGCTGGCGATGGACCACCTGCTCGAACGGCACACGGCGATCGGATGCCTCGTGGCCGAGGGCGCGTTCCGCGCCACCGGACGCTCCCGGTACTCGCCCTACGTGGAGCGCCTCCACGCGCACGGGCTTCCCGTCGACCCGGCGTTCACGGCGACGTACGGCGAGACGCAGGCGAGCGCGTTCGCCGCCGCGGTTGCGCTCCTCTCGCAGGAGCACCGCCCGACCGCGATCTACGCCACGACCGACTTCGCCGCGATCGCCGCGATCAACGCCGCGCACATGCTGGGGCTCCGCGTGCCCCACGACGTCGCCGTGGTCGGCGTGGGCAACACCCCCGACGCCCAGCTCGTGGCCCCCACCCTCACGACCGTCGGTCCGACCGACTTCTACGAGCGCCAGGCCGAGATCATCGTGGCCCGCGCGCTGGAGCCCGAGGCGGCCGAGCCGCGGCTGCACGACTTCCCGTGGTCGCTGTTCCCGGGCGGCTCCACCGATCTCGACGCGCCGCCGCGCGCGCCCCGAAACCTGTAA
- a CDS encoding carbohydrate ABC transporter permease, whose protein sequence is MSDLSLDTRAMTGADAAGARQRAASAARTGRRNRGHWIVHVLLSAGAVVMVFPFVWQTLTAFKTFQDSVQVPPVVIPDPWVFTNFAEVFESMPFGQMFLNSVVLTIGRTVGQVVLCTMAGYAFARIPFRGRNVVFVVFLSVLMVPSQLYLLPQYEIIQSLGWLNTLQALIVPGIFSAFGTFLMRQFFMSMPAELEEAARIDGANPWQTFWRIMVPLAKPGIIALTVFTVLWSWNDLLWPLVVTTDPEKMPLSVGLSQLVGLHGTDYPVLMAGALLATLPMLITFMVLQKQFIQGIAFSGTKG, encoded by the coding sequence ATGAGTGACCTCTCCCTGGACACCCGGGCGATGACGGGCGCGGATGCCGCGGGCGCGCGCCAGCGCGCAGCATCCGCTGCCCGCACCGGCCGCCGCAACCGCGGCCACTGGATCGTGCACGTGCTGCTCTCGGCCGGCGCCGTCGTCATGGTGTTCCCGTTCGTGTGGCAGACGCTCACGGCGTTCAAGACGTTCCAGGACTCGGTGCAGGTGCCGCCCGTGGTCATCCCCGACCCGTGGGTGTTCACGAACTTCGCCGAGGTCTTCGAGTCGATGCCGTTCGGGCAGATGTTCCTGAACTCGGTGGTGCTCACGATCGGCCGCACGGTCGGCCAGGTGGTCCTCTGCACGATGGCGGGTTACGCGTTCGCTCGCATCCCGTTCCGGGGTCGCAACGTCGTGTTCGTCGTGTTCCTCTCGGTGCTCATGGTGCCCTCGCAGCTGTACCTGCTGCCGCAGTACGAGATCATCCAGTCGCTCGGCTGGCTGAACACCCTGCAGGCGCTCATCGTGCCCGGCATCTTCAGCGCGTTCGGCACCTTCCTCATGCGGCAGTTCTTCATGTCGATGCCGGCCGAGCTCGAGGAGGCCGCGCGCATCGACGGCGCCAACCCGTGGCAGACCTTCTGGCGCATCATGGTGCCGCTCGCCAAGCCCGGCATCATCGCGCTCACGGTGTTCACGGTGCTGTGGTCGTGGAACGACCTGCTCTGGCCGCTCGTGGTCACGACCGACCCCGAGAAGATGCCGCTGTCGGTGGGCCTGTCGCAGCTCGTCGGGCTGCACGGCACTGATTACCCTGTGCTCATGGCCGGCGCGCTGCTCGCGACGTTGCCGATGCTGATCACGTTCATGGTCCTGCAGAAGCAGTTCATCCAGGGCATCGCGTTCTCCGGGACGAAGGGATGA
- a CDS encoding sugar ABC transporter permease, producing MTDLIAQRTAAPIAELDGGRPGDAAPRPGRRGDRAGRTGRGPRQSGWWALLFIGPTAVGLLAFYLWPTVRTLILSFTESGPFGGTTFVGFDNYVSLLQDPELLGALRNTAVYTLITLVGIPIAVAIAALLNTTGLRGRGVYRTLYFIPVVTMPAAIALVWRMIYNGDYGVLNEVLGVVGIEGRSWLTDPSTALISIAVVGIWAGLGTSIVIFLAGLQGIPDTLMEAADLDGAGPIRKFFSITIPMLSPSIFFVSVIGVIGALQVFDLVYMMLGRNNPAMPNTRTIVYLFYEAGFLDNQRGYAAAIAFLLLLIILVLTVVQFRLQKKWVHYE from the coding sequence ATGACCGACCTGATCGCGCAGCGCACCGCCGCGCCGATCGCCGAGCTGGACGGGGGGCGGCCGGGAGACGCCGCCCCTCGCCCCGGCCGACGGGGGGACCGGGCGGGTCGTACCGGCCGCGGCCCGCGCCAGTCGGGCTGGTGGGCTCTCCTCTTCATCGGGCCCACGGCCGTCGGGCTCCTGGCGTTCTACCTCTGGCCCACGGTGCGCACGCTCATCCTCTCGTTCACCGAGTCGGGCCCCTTCGGCGGCACCACCTTCGTCGGCTTCGACAACTACGTCTCGCTGCTGCAGGACCCCGAGCTCCTCGGAGCGCTCCGCAACACCGCCGTGTACACCCTCATCACCCTCGTCGGCATCCCGATCGCCGTGGCCATCGCCGCGCTGCTCAACACCACCGGGCTCCGTGGGCGCGGCGTCTACCGCACCCTCTACTTCATCCCGGTCGTGACCATGCCGGCCGCGATCGCGCTCGTGTGGCGCATGATCTACAACGGGGACTACGGCGTGCTCAACGAGGTGCTCGGCGTCGTCGGCATCGAGGGCCGCAGCTGGCTCACCGACCCGAGCACCGCGCTCATCTCCATCGCGGTCGTCGGGATCTGGGCGGGACTCGGCACGAGCATCGTGATCTTCCTCGCGGGCCTGCAGGGCATCCCCGACACGCTCATGGAGGCGGCCGACCTCGACGGCGCGGGCCCGATCCGCAAGTTCTTCTCGATCACCATCCCGATGCTGTCGCCGAGCATCTTCTTCGTCAGCGTCATCGGCGTGATCGGCGCCCTGCAGGTCTTCGACCTCGTCTACATGATGCTCGGCCGCAACAACCCGGCGATGCCGAACACCCGCACGATCGTCTACCTCTTCTACGAGGCCGGCTTCCTCGACAACCAGCGCGGCTACGCGGCCGCGATCGCGTTCCTGCTGCTGCTGATCATCCTCGTGCTGACCGTCGTGCAGTTCAGGCTGCAGAAGAAGTGGGTGCACTATGAGTGA
- a CDS encoding sugar ABC transporter substrate-binding protein, with protein sequence MLRSTRPGRTVAALAASAAALLAFSACASGSAAGDDGGDVTIDYAIWDQNQQPAMEEIAAAFTKEHPNVTVDIQLTPYKEYFTKLQTAVSGGAGPDVFWMNGPNFQLYASNGVLAPLDDEGIEASDYPQGLIDLYTYDGSLYGAPKDFDTVALWYNTELFDAAGVEYPSAGWTWDDLKAAAAKLTDPAAGVYGITATQYGQENFYDSIAQAGGEVVSADGTETGYGTPEALEGITLWTDLIEAGSSPTAQQMTDTSPEDFFLSGKAAMFQNGSWAAVAYAENPDIADKVNVAPLAAGPEGNQSVIHGIGNVANAKSDQLEIAKEFAAFASGEQAAKIQAETGTVIPAFNGTQQDWVDALPQYDLQVYIDALETAVPYPVSKNTAAWNAIESEILSQVWAGALTPEDGLAQLADQMQAALDAESE encoded by the coding sequence ATGCTCCGATCCACCAGACCCGGCCGCACTGTCGCGGCCCTGGCCGCATCGGCCGCCGCCCTGCTCGCATTCAGCGCCTGCGCGTCCGGCAGCGCGGCCGGCGATGACGGCGGCGACGTCACGATCGACTACGCCATCTGGGACCAGAACCAGCAGCCTGCGATGGAGGAGATCGCCGCCGCGTTCACGAAGGAGCACCCGAACGTCACCGTCGACATCCAGCTCACGCCCTACAAGGAGTACTTCACGAAGCTCCAGACCGCGGTGTCGGGCGGCGCCGGCCCTGACGTGTTCTGGATGAACGGCCCAAACTTCCAGCTCTACGCCTCGAACGGCGTGCTCGCGCCGCTCGACGACGAGGGCATCGAGGCATCCGACTACCCGCAGGGGCTCATCGACCTCTACACCTACGACGGCTCCCTCTACGGCGCACCCAAGGACTTCGACACCGTCGCGCTCTGGTACAACACCGAGCTCTTCGACGCGGCCGGCGTCGAGTACCCGAGCGCCGGCTGGACGTGGGACGACCTGAAGGCCGCCGCGGCGAAGCTCACCGACCCGGCGGCCGGCGTCTACGGCATCACGGCAACCCAGTACGGCCAGGAGAACTTCTACGACTCGATCGCCCAGGCCGGCGGCGAGGTCGTCAGCGCCGACGGCACCGAGACCGGCTACGGCACCCCCGAGGCGCTCGAGGGCATCACGCTCTGGACCGACCTGATCGAGGCCGGCTCGTCGCCGACCGCGCAGCAGATGACCGACACGAGCCCCGAGGACTTCTTCCTCTCCGGCAAGGCGGCCATGTTCCAGAACGGCTCGTGGGCCGCCGTCGCCTACGCCGAGAATCCCGACATCGCCGACAAGGTGAACGTGGCGCCGCTCGCCGCCGGGCCGGAGGGCAACCAGAGCGTCATCCACGGCATCGGCAACGTCGCCAACGCGAAGAGCGACCAGCTCGAGATCGCCAAGGAGTTCGCCGCCTTCGCGAGCGGCGAGCAGGCCGCGAAGATCCAGGCCGAGACCGGGACCGTGATTCCCGCCTTCAACGGCACCCAGCAGGACTGGGTCGACGCGCTGCCGCAGTACGACCTGCAGGTCTACATCGACGCGCTCGAGACCGCCGTGCCGTACCCGGTGTCGAAGAACACCGCCGCGTGGAACGCGATCGAGAGCGAGATCCTCTCGCAGGTATGGGCGGGCGCGTTGACGCCGGAGGACGGCCTCGCGCAACTGGCGGACCAGATGCAGGCCGCGCTCGACGCGGAGTCGGAGTAG
- a CDS encoding MFS transporter, with product MTGTPRESVTTDRTRRELIAWRNAIFTIFFLSGLSLASWVARLPAIRDDVDLSTQGVGFVILAGSAASVIGLIVAPWLMARFGTRLGMAAVLVIVAVGLILVGIGGSILPSVPLVMIGLALFGFGNGTVDVMMNVEGAEVEREIGRTLMPLMHAFFSFGTVAGAGVAVVASALGIPVAFHLAVMAVLVAGAVIVAVRFVPVREELGDDPHTDAPRPPWRRRLRESLMVWGDVRLLLIGVVMLGMSFAEGGANDWLALAVVDGHGFDATVGAAIFTVFTVSMTAARVLGGPVLDRFGRVPILQVLAAIGVVGLALFIYGDEPWLLIIGTVLWGVGCSLGFPVGMSAAADVSDRRLAASRVSAVAIIGYCAFLAGPPFLGFIGEHFGILNALLVILGLMVMAGLAAPAAREQTGPRARPKAPAAP from the coding sequence ATGACCGGAACCCCGCGTGAGAGCGTGACCACCGACCGCACGCGTCGCGAACTGATCGCCTGGCGCAACGCGATCTTCACGATCTTCTTCCTCTCGGGGCTGAGCCTCGCGAGCTGGGTCGCCCGACTTCCCGCGATCCGCGACGACGTCGACCTCAGCACGCAGGGCGTGGGATTCGTCATCCTCGCCGGCTCCGCGGCATCCGTGATCGGCCTCATCGTGGCGCCGTGGCTGATGGCGCGCTTCGGCACGCGTCTCGGCATGGCGGCGGTGCTCGTGATCGTCGCCGTCGGCCTGATCCTCGTCGGGATCGGCGGCTCGATCCTGCCGTCCGTGCCCCTCGTCATGATCGGCCTGGCGCTGTTCGGGTTCGGCAACGGCACGGTCGACGTGATGATGAACGTCGAAGGCGCAGAGGTGGAGCGCGAGATCGGCCGCACGCTGATGCCCCTCATGCACGCGTTCTTCAGCTTCGGCACCGTCGCCGGAGCCGGCGTCGCGGTCGTGGCGTCCGCGCTCGGCATCCCGGTCGCCTTCCACCTCGCCGTCATGGCCGTGCTCGTGGCGGGAGCCGTGATCGTCGCGGTGCGCTTCGTGCCGGTGCGCGAGGAGCTCGGCGACGACCCGCATACCGACGCGCCGCGTCCTCCGTGGCGCCGTCGTCTGCGCGAGAGCCTCATGGTCTGGGGCGACGTGCGGCTGCTCCTCATCGGCGTGGTCATGCTCGGCATGTCGTTCGCCGAGGGCGGGGCGAACGACTGGCTCGCCCTCGCGGTCGTCGACGGGCACGGCTTCGACGCCACCGTCGGTGCGGCGATCTTCACCGTCTTCACAGTGTCCATGACCGCCGCACGCGTGCTCGGCGGGCCCGTGCTCGACCGGTTCGGCCGCGTCCCGATCCTCCAGGTGCTCGCGGCCATCGGCGTCGTCGGCCTCGCCCTGTTCATCTACGGCGACGAGCCGTGGTTGCTCATCATCGGCACCGTGCTCTGGGGCGTCGGCTGCTCGCTCGGGTTCCCCGTCGGCATGTCCGCCGCGGCCGACGTGTCCGACCGCCGCCTCGCGGCCTCGCGGGTGAGCGCCGTCGCGATCATCGGCTACTGCGCGTTCCTCGCCGGCCCGCCGTTCCTCGGGTTCATCGGCGAGCACTTCGGCATCCTGAACGCGCTGCTCGTCATCCTCGGCCTCATGGTGATGGCCGGGCTGGCAGCGCCCGCCGCCCGCGAGCAGACCGGTCCGCGCGCGCGGCCCAAGGCGCCCGCAGCGCCGTAG
- the nucS gene encoding endonuclease NucS, giving the protein MRLVIARCSVDYAGRLSAHLPLATRLLMVKGDGSLLVHSDGGSYKPLNWMSPPCTLESLEPDDDQAAAGVIELWKVTHKKTADQLVVSIHEVLHDSAHELGVDPGLQKDGVEAHLQQLLAEQIELLGDGHRLVRREYMTAIGPVDILATDASGASVAVELKRRGDIDGVEQLTRYLELMNRDPRLAPVTGIFAAQEIKPQARTLAEDRGIRCVVLDYDAMRGIESGHARLF; this is encoded by the coding sequence GTGCGTCTCGTCATCGCCCGCTGCTCCGTCGACTACGCGGGGCGCCTCTCCGCCCACCTGCCGCTCGCGACGCGGCTGCTCATGGTCAAGGGCGACGGCAGCCTGCTCGTGCACTCCGACGGCGGCAGCTACAAGCCGCTCAACTGGATGAGCCCGCCGTGCACGCTCGAGTCGCTCGAGCCCGACGACGACCAGGCCGCTGCGGGCGTCATCGAGCTGTGGAAGGTCACGCACAAGAAGACCGCCGACCAGCTCGTCGTCTCGATCCACGAGGTGCTCCACGACTCCGCGCACGAGCTCGGCGTCGACCCGGGCCTCCAGAAGGACGGCGTCGAGGCGCACCTGCAGCAGCTCCTCGCCGAGCAGATCGAGCTCCTCGGCGACGGGCACCGGCTCGTGCGGCGCGAGTACATGACGGCGATCGGTCCGGTCGACATCCTGGCGACGGATGCCTCGGGGGCCTCGGTCGCGGTCGAGCTCAAGCGGCGCGGCGACATCGACGGCGTCGAGCAGCTCACCCGCTACCTCGAGCTCATGAACCGCGATCCCCGCCTGGCACCGGTGACCGGCATCTTCGCCGCGCAGGAGATCAAGCCGCAGGCGCGCACCCTCGCGGAGGACCGCGGCATCCGCTGCGTCGTGCTCGACTACGACGCGATGCGCGGCATCGAGAGCGGCCACGCCCGCCTGTTCTGA
- a CDS encoding HAD hydrolase-like protein, producing the protein MTSTMPLQTIAPTRTWSAVLFDLDGTIVDSASDITASLAHMFTQLGVDVPSDEVLRSYVGPPLLDSLRLTAGFDDAEAWEALNVYREHYAHRVLCSPVFPGVAGVLERLHAAGVPVALATSKPESMARKVLDHAGLSQYFTEITGASDDEELSTKAEVVREALRRLESQGVDLSNPVMVGDRGYDTLGAAANGVPTIMVEWGYGSPAEAGDAMAVVHSADQLRSLLLG; encoded by the coding sequence GTGACTTCCACGATGCCCCTTCAGACCATCGCGCCCACGCGCACCTGGTCGGCCGTGCTGTTCGACCTCGACGGCACGATCGTCGACTCGGCCTCCGACATCACGGCGTCGCTCGCCCACATGTTCACCCAGCTCGGCGTCGACGTGCCGTCCGACGAGGTGCTCCGCTCCTACGTCGGCCCGCCCCTGCTCGACAGCCTGCGGCTGACCGCCGGCTTCGACGACGCCGAGGCCTGGGAGGCGCTCAACGTCTACCGCGAGCACTACGCGCACCGCGTGCTCTGCTCCCCGGTCTTCCCCGGCGTCGCGGGCGTGCTCGAGCGGCTGCACGCCGCGGGCGTGCCGGTCGCACTCGCGACCTCGAAGCCCGAGTCGATGGCCCGCAAGGTGCTCGACCACGCCGGACTGAGCCAGTACTTCACCGAGATCACCGGCGCGAGCGACGACGAGGAGCTCAGCACCAAGGCCGAGGTCGTGCGCGAGGCGCTGCGTCGCCTCGAGTCGCAGGGCGTCGACCTCTCGAACCCCGTCATGGTCGGCGACCGCGGCTACGACACCCTGGGTGCCGCCGCGAACGGCGTGCCGACGATCATGGTCGAGTGGGGCTACGGCTCCCCCGCCGAGGCCGGCGACGCCATGGCGGTCGTGCACTCGGCCGACCAGCTCCGGTCGCTGCTGCTCGGCTGA
- a CDS encoding alpha/beta hydrolase: protein MSESTGSTLADWEREEIARANASDLTPVVFVHGLWLLSSSWQPWRDFFEDNGFITLAPGWPDDPATVAEAREHPEAFAKKMVQQVTDHYLEAIAALDQAPVVIGHSFGGLIAQKIAGEGVAAATVSIDNAPFKGVLPLPASALKSASPVLSNPANAKRGVALTFEQFQYGWANALDEAEARRLYDTLHVPAAGAPLFQAAFANFNPFGGETTVDSKNPERGPMLIIGGEKDHTVPPAITDASYKIQAKNPGTTEEITIPGRGHSLTIDSGWREVADEALAFVQRFIQ, encoded by the coding sequence ATGAGCGAGTCCACCGGTTCCACCCTCGCCGATTGGGAGCGGGAGGAGATCGCGCGCGCGAACGCGTCCGACCTCACGCCGGTCGTGTTCGTGCACGGACTCTGGCTGCTGTCGAGCAGCTGGCAGCCGTGGCGCGACTTCTTCGAGGACAACGGGTTCATCACCCTCGCACCGGGATGGCCCGACGACCCGGCCACCGTCGCCGAGGCGCGCGAGCATCCCGAGGCCTTCGCGAAGAAGATGGTGCAGCAGGTCACGGATCACTACCTCGAGGCGATCGCGGCGCTCGACCAGGCGCCCGTCGTGATCGGCCATTCGTTCGGCGGCCTGATCGCCCAGAAGATCGCCGGCGAGGGCGTGGCCGCCGCCACGGTCTCGATCGACAACGCGCCGTTCAAGGGCGTGCTGCCGCTGCCCGCGTCCGCGCTGAAGTCCGCGTCACCGGTGCTGTCGAACCCGGCGAACGCCAAGCGGGGAGTGGCGCTCACCTTCGAGCAGTTCCAGTACGGCTGGGCCAACGCGCTCGACGAGGCCGAGGCCAGGCGTCTCTACGACACGCTCCATGTGCCCGCTGCCGGCGCTCCGCTCTTCCAGGCGGCGTTCGCGAACTTCAACCCGTTCGGCGGCGAGACCACGGTCGACTCGAAGAATCCGGAGCGCGGACCGATGCTCATCATCGGCGGCGAGAAGGACCACACCGTTCCGCCGGCGATCACCGACGCGAGCTACAAGATCCAGGCGAAGAACCCGGGCACGACCGAGGAGATCACGATCCCGGGCCGCGGGCACTCGCTCACCATCGACTCGGGGTGGCGCGAGGTCGCCGACGAGGCCCTGGCCTTCGTGCAGCGGTTCATCCAGTAG